The following are from one region of the Salvia splendens isolate huo1 chromosome 2, SspV2, whole genome shotgun sequence genome:
- the LOC121761284 gene encoding glyoxylate/hydroxypyruvate reductase HPR3-like yields the protein MGQEINGFHHHLNGDAPPLPGGDRPDLLVLRPGLLFKVFEQEFLSKFNVLKAFESPFPLDKYLRDHAQSARAILCEAIVTRITADLLLQLPALQLVVADGTGVNHIDLVECHRRGISVTNTGDVFSEDTADYGVGLLIDVLRRISRADAFVRRGSWPLTAEFPVGRKVRGKRVGIVGLGNIGTKLAKRLEAFGCIVSYNSRTKKQSAAYDFYPTVVDLASQSDILIICCSLTEKTRHIINAEVLNALGKNGILINIGRGPIVDEETLVNYLLNGNIAGAAMDVYENEPRVPSELFRLDNVVLSPHRGAFTQEAFFDAFKIVMGNLDAFFSNTYLLTPVTTNE from the exons ATGGGTCAAGAAATCAACGGCTTCCACCACCACCTAAACGGCGACGCCCCTCCCCTCCCCGGCGGCGACCGCCCCGACCTCCTCGTCCTCCGCCCCGGCCTCCTCTTCAAGGTGTTCGAGCAGGAATTCCTCTCCAAATTCAACGTCCTCAAAGCCTTCGAATCCCCTTTCCCCCTCGACAAGTACCTCCGCGACCACGCCCAGTCGGCCCGCGCCATCCTCTGCGAGGCCATCGTCACGCGGATCACGGCCGACCTCCTCCTCCAGCTCCCGGCCCTCCAGCTCGTCGTCGCCGACGGCACCGGCGTCAACCACATCGATCTCGTCGAGTGCCACCGCCGCGGCATCTCCGTCACCAACACCGGCGACGTCTTCTCCGAGGACACCGCCGACTACGGCGTCGGCCTGCTCATCGACGTCCTGCGCCGCATCAGCCGCGCCGACGCCTTCGTCCGCCGCGGCTCCTGGCCGCTCACCGCCGAATTCCCTGTCGGTCGCAAG GTAAGAGGCAAAAGAGTTGGAATAGTAGGTTTGGGCAACATCGGCACCAAATTAGCAAAAAGGCTGGAGGCATTCGGGTGCATAGTCTCATACAATTCAAGAACCAAGAAGCAATCGGCGGCCTACGATTTCTATCCAACGGTGGTGGACCTCGCATCGCAATCCGACATCCTAATAATTTGTTGCTCGCTCACCGAAAAGACACGTCACATCATAAACGCGGAGGTGCTAAATGCGCTGGGAAAGAATGGCATCCTAATCAACATAGGGCGAGGccccattgttgatgaggagaCACTGGTCAACTACTTGCTCAACGGCAACATCGCCGGCGCCGCCATGGATGTCTACGAGAATGAGCCACGTGTCCCCTCCGAGCTCTTCCGGCTGGACAACGTGGTGTTGTCTCCTCATCGCGGCGCCTTCACCCAGGAAGCCTTCTTCGACGCCTTCAAGATTGTGATGGGGAATTTGGACGCCTTCTTCTCCAATACATATTTGCTCACTCCCGTTACTACTAATGAATGa
- the LOC121771831 gene encoding transmembrane emp24 domain-containing protein p24delta3-like, with protein sequence MVGGGVVWAVLLFSLCTPRRSAAIWLNLPATGTKCVSDEIHNNVVVLADYVVIPDDHVHPTPTISAEVTSPYGKTLYRQENMTHGKFAFTTTDDGSYSACFWVDGNYSGSGGLSINMEWKTGVAAKDWDSVARKEKIEGIELELRKLEEAVETVHENLLYLKTREAEMRTTNEATNHRVALYSLVSLTFCIVVSALQISYLKSYFQKKKLI encoded by the exons ATGGTGGGTGGTGGTGTTGTATGGGCGGTGTTATTATTCTCTCTGTGCACACCGCGGAGGAGCGCGGCGATTTGGTTGAATCTGCCGGCCACCGGCACCAAATGCGTCTCCGATGAGATTCACAACAACGTCGTCGTTTTGGCGGACTACGTCGTCATCCCCGACGATCATGTCCACCCCACTCCCACCATTTCCGCTGAG GTGACTTCTCCGTATGGAAAAACTCTGTATCGGCAGGAAAACATGACGCACGGTAAATTTGCATTCACGACTACTGATGATGGAAGCTACTCGGCTTGTTTCTGGGTCGATGGCAATTACTCGGGCTCGGGGGGATTAAGCATCAACATGGAGTGGAAAACTGGTGTTGCAGCAAAGGACTgggattcagttgcaagaaaagaaaaaatcgAG GGTATCGAGCTTGAGCTCAGAAAACTCGAAGAAGCAGTCGAGACGGTCCATGAAAATCTTCTCTACCTTAAGACCAG AGAGGCAGAGATGAGGACGACGAACGAAGCTACAAATCATCGAGTTGCTCTCTACAGCCTCGTGTCACTCACATTCTGCATTGTCGTTTCAGCACTCCAGATATCGTACTTAAAGAGTTACTTCCAAAAGAAAAAGTTGATTTAG
- the LOC121761274 gene encoding uncharacterized protein LOC121761274 has translation MGNCLGTRKKSPAEIAPSELIKPAPVISPKPELIKPAPLIKLYGHPDSFATSHIRLALSYKPVRLQFVPSDAQQNPTIMYKSDVVTGSVEEILRYLDAKFPDSPVAVTSNVWGWCGAKTPAVVWVVMLQHRSMSWHLERMVKWAGDMGARGGNASGDPSMGSPRMEVKKFAKSYSHLHQLLLEHAQMEEIVMFQILESADRGLCKSANEDHARDLPVMNGVKEEIKIVGVMNVGSPDYQEALTRLLSRLNKLKENCKQHFEEEERELLPLMEATELNKLQQEKVLQQSLDAMRETHSHLFRFFMEGLCPQDGMHYFGLIKRYCDNARVSLMLHMMVD, from the exons ATGGGGAATTGTTTGGGGACCAGGAAGAAATCGCCGGCGGAGATCGCGCCGTCGGAGCTGATAAAACCAGCGCCGGTGATATCTCCGAAGCCGGAGCTGATAAAGCCGGCGCCGCTGATCAAGCTGTACGGACACCCGGACAGCTTCGCGACCTCCCACATACGACTAGCCCTCTCGTACAAGCCGGTGAGGCTCCAATTCGTGCCCTCCGACGCCCAACAGAACCCTACGATTATGTACAAATCCGACGTCGTGACGGGCTCGGTGGAGGAGATTCTCCGGTACCTGGACGCGAAGTTCCCGGACTCCCCGGTGGCGGTGACGAGCAATGTGTGGGGGTGGTGCGGGGCGAAGACGCCGGCGGTGGTGTGGGTGGTGATGCTGCAGCACAGGAGCATGAGCTGGCATCTGGAGAGGATGGTGAAGTGGGCGGGGGACATGGGGGCGCGTGGGGGGAACGCGAGTGGGGATCCGTCGATGGGAAGCCCTAGGATGGAGGTGAAGAAGTTTGCCAAGAGCTACTCGCACCTGCACCAGCTCTTGCTCGAGCACGCGCAGATGGAGGAGATTGTCATGTTTCAGATCCTTGAATCCGCCGATCGAG GGCTGTGCAAATCTGCCAATGAGGATCACGCAAGGGACCTGCCTGTAATGAATGGTGTAAAAGAGGAGATTAAGATAGTAGGAGTTATGAATGTCGGAAGCCCCGACTACCAAGAGGCCCTCACTCGCCTTTTGTCCCGCCTCAACAAATTAAAG GAAAACTGCAAGCAGCACTTTGAAGAGGAGGAACGAGAGCTGCTGCCACTGATGGAGGCCACGGAGCTGAATAAGCTGCAGCAAGAGAAAGTGCTGCAACAATCCCTGGATGCAATGCGTGAGACGCACTCTCACCTGTTCCGTTTCTTTATGGAAGGGCTGTGCCCTCAAGATGGCATGCACTACTTTGGCTTGATCAAGAGATACTGCGACAATGCTCGAGTATCGCTTATGCTGCACATGATGGTTGATTAG
- the LOC121761292 gene encoding ankyrin repeat domain-containing protein 2B-like, translating to MSEAVKTPTVAKEEEKPDAAASKAPGEPASSEASPGQKSTTPAIPSPVTGMPGPFDFSAMSGLLNDPSIKELAEQIAKDPSFNQMAEQLQKTFQGAPAVEESVPNFDPQQYYSTMQQVMQNPQFMTMAEKLGNALMQDPAMSGMLESFTNPTNKAQLEERMTKIKDDPSLKPILAEIENGGPAAMMRYWNDKDVLQKLSEAMGFAVGGEGGASGVDASAEEEEEGNDEESLVHQTASVGDVEGLKNALADGADKDEEDSEGRTALHFACGYGEIKCAQLLLEANAKVDALDKNKNTPLHYAAGYGRKECVELLLKNGAAVTLQNLDGKTPIEVTKLNNQNEVLALLEKDAFL from the exons ATGTCTGAG GCTGTAAAAACCCCTACGGTGGCTAAAGAAG AAGAGAAGCCTGATGCAGCTGCTAGCAAAGCTCCTGGTGAGCCAGCTTCTTCAGAAGCATCACCTGGACAGAAAAGCACAACCCCTGCAATCCCATCTCCTGTTACTGGAATGCCAGGTCCCTTTGACTTCTCAGCTATGTCAGGACTGCTAAAT GACCCAAGCATTAAGGAATTAGCGGAACAAATAGCAAAGGATCCTTCATTTAATCAGATGGCAGAACAACTTCAGAAAACCTTTCAAGGTGCTCCTGCAGTTGAAGAGAGTGTTCCCAACTTTGATCCACAACAATATTATTCGACGATGCAACAAGTAATGCAAAATCCACAATTCATGACAATGGCTGAAAAACTGGGTAATGCATTGATGCAG GACCCAGCCATGTCCGGCATGCTTGAGAGTTTTACTAACCCAACAAATAAAGCCCAGCTTGAAGAGAGAATGACTAAAATCAAAGATGATCCATCATTGAAGCCTATTTTGGCTGAGATTGAGAATGGCGGTCCTGCTGCTATGATGAG GTACTGGAATGACAAAGATGTTCTCCAGAAGTTGAGTGAAGCCATGGGATTTGCTGTTGGTGGTGAAGGTGGTGCATCTGGTGTTGATGCTTCTGctgaagaagaggaggaaggAAACGATGAGGAATCTTTAGTTCACCAAACTGCCAGTGTTGGCGATGTGGAG GGCCTGAAGAATGCTCTGGCTGATGGTGCTGATAAGGATGAAGAAGATTCGGAAGGAAGGACAGCATTGCATTTTGCATGTGGATATGGCGAG ATCAAATGCGCCCAACTTCTTCTGGAAGCTAATGCAAAGGTGGATGCCTTGGATAAGAACAAGAACACTCCTCTTCATTATGCTGCCGGTTATGGCAGAAAGGAGTGTGTGGAGCTTCTATTGAAGAATGGCGCTGCAGT GACGCTCCAAAACCTGGATggtaagactccaattgaagttactaaattaaataaccagAATGAGGTGCTAGCCTTGCTCGAGAAAGATGCATTTCTATAA
- the LOC121788637 gene encoding vesicle-associated membrane protein 727-like gives MVPKGLIYSFVAKGTVVLAEHTPYSGNFSTIAVQCLQKLPSNSSKYTYSCDGHTFNFLLDSGFVFLVVADESMGRSIPFVFLERVKDDFKQRYGASIKSDDPHPLADDEDEDDLLFEDRFSIAYNLDREFGPQLKEHMQYCMSHPEEMNKLSKLKAQITEVKGIMMDNIEKVLDRGEKIELLVDKTDNLQFQADSFQRQGRQLRRQMWLQNIRMKAMIAGIVIVLLCLLWLMFR, from the exons ATGGTTCCGAAGGGTTTGATTTATAGCTTCGTTGCCAAAGGGACAGTCGTGCTAGCGGAGCACACTCCTTACTCTGGAAACTTCAGCACAATTGCCGTTCAGTGTTTGCAAAAGCTTCCTTCTAACAGCAGCAAGTACACGTACTCGTGTGACGGTCACACTTTCAATTTCCTTCTCGATAGTGGATTTG TGTTTCTAGTTGTTGCAGATGAATCGATGGGAAGAAGCATACCTTTCGTATTTTTGGAGAGAGTGAAGGATGACTTCAAGCAGCGCTATGGTGCTAGCATCAAGAGTGATGATCCACACCCTTTagctgatgatgaagatgaagatgaccTGTTGTTTGAAGACCGGTTTAGTATCGCTTACAATCTTGATCGAGAATTTGG ACCACAGCTCAAGGAGCACATGCAGTATTGTATGAGTCATCCAGAGGAAATGAACAAGCTGTCCAAACTGAAGGCTCAAATAACAGAGGTCAAAGGAATAATGATGGACAACATCGAGAAG GTTTTGGATCGTGGTGAGAAAATTGAATTATTAGTGGATAAGACTGATAACCTTCAGTTCCAG GCTGACAGCTTCCAAAGGCAAGGGAGGCAGTTGCGTCGGCAAATGTGGCTGCAAAATATCCGCATGAAGGCAATGATTGCAGGAATTGTAATTGTTCTTCTCTGCCTTCTCTGGCTTATGTTTCGTTGA